One genomic segment of Pristis pectinata isolate sPriPec2 chromosome 38, sPriPec2.1.pri, whole genome shotgun sequence includes these proteins:
- the LOC127586952 gene encoding dual specificity protein phosphatase 10-like has translation MPPSPLEEHLVIRVLQRPRSLALHLDQAVCGPKVPGLAEETLVAGLGPEGQSPRLRCRGQQAARKPRLMQQLPGFGRRAVQRKAALQLSPARERSACPASPAASSCRGSMHPLKCGCRGCWRLVRREDSGASSPSCVPCKAGMRALGCGGASSGLRRLGCLPALSCITCDPGVRSLGSSCSFCSSDPIVTYDPRAGQEEEGGGRQLWPRKMTESKAHQQSGVILDCRSLVEYTKIQLQGAMSLGWPEGAARGPGGGGGSEHAKLTVFDLLSSRDAKHCWSQDAGRSEVRPRKAGRPAAPHSLHLVLNPLGAPDKEAPPQGDASEGPASVLGSEPSRAPEARDATSEPPAGPLTPDIEKAELSPILPFLYLGNEQDAQDLGRMRQLNVGYVINVTTHLPLYHAQGGALRYKRLPATDNGRQNLRQYFEEAFEFIEEAQESGKGVLIHCQAGVSRSATLVIAYLMKHTLMTMTDAYKYVKGKRPIISPNLNFMGQLLEFEMDLNKGLTPRILTPKLTGLETEV, from the exons ATGCCTCCGTCCCCTCTGGAAGAACATCTGGTGATACGGGTGCTGCAGAGACCCCGGTCGTTGGCGCTGCATCTCGACCAGGCGGTGTGCGGCCCGAAGGTGCCCGGCTTGGCGGAGGAGACGCTGGTGGCCGGACTCGGGCCCGAGGGGCAGAGCCCGAGGCTGCGCTGCCGGGGGCAACAAGCGGCCAGGAAGCCTCGGCTAATGCAGCAGCTGCCCGGCTTCGGGAGGAGAGCGGTGCAACGGAAAGCGGCCTTGCAGCTGTCGCCGGCCCGGGAGAGGTCGGCCTGCCCCGCCAGCCCGGCGGCCAGCAGCTGCCGGGGAAGCATGCACCCGCTGAAGTGCGGCTGCAGGGGCTGCTGGCGGCTGGTGCGCCGCGAAGACTCGGgcgcctcctccccctcctgcgTCCCTTGCAAAGCCGGGATGAGAGCCCTGGGCTGCGGCGGTGCATCCTCGGGGCTGCGGCGGCTCGGCTGCCTGCCCGCCCTCAGCTGCATCACCTGCGACCCGGGCGTCAGGTCGCTGGGGTCGAGCTGCAGCTTCTGTAGCAGCGACCCCATCGTGACTTACGACCCCCGGGCCggccaggaggaggaggggggcggCCGCCAGCTCTGGCCCAGGAAGATGACCGAGTCCAAGGCGCACCAGCAGTCCGGCGTGATCCTGGACTGCCGCAGCCTGGTGGAGTACACCAAGATCCAGCTGCAGGGAGCCATGAGCCTGGGCTGGCCCGAGGGGGCGGCGCGGGGccccggcggcggcggcgggagcGAGCACGCCAAGCTCACCGTCTTCGACCTGCTCTCCAGCCGGGACGCCAAGCACTGCTGGTCGCAGGACGCCGGCCGCTCGGAGGTCCGGCCCAGGAAGGCGGGCCGGCCGGCGGCGCCGCACTCGCTGCACCTGGTGCTCAACCCGCTCGGCGCGCCGGACAAGGAGGCTCCTCCGCAAG GTGACGCCAGTGAGGGTCCCGCCTCTGTTTTGGGGAGCGAGCCGTCCAGGGCGCCCGAGGCCAGGGACGCGACCTCTGAGCCCCCGGCTGGCCCGCTGACCCCTGACATCGAGAAGGCGGAGCTGAGCCCCATCCTGCCCTTCCTGTACCTGGGGAACGAGCAGGATGCTCAGGACCTGGGCCGGATGAGGCAACTCAACGTGGGCTACGTGATCAACGTCACCACCCACCTGCCCCTCTACCACGCCCAGGGGGGCGCCCTGCGCTACAAGAGGCTCCCGGCCACTGACAACGGCAGGCAGAACCTGCGGCAGTACTTCGAGGAGGCCTTTGAGTTCATAG aGGAAGCCCAGGAGTCAGGGAAGGGAGTGCTGATCCACTGCCAGGCAGGTGTGTCTCGCTCCGCCACGCTGGTCATCGCCTACCTGATGAAGCACACGCTAATGACCATGACGGATGCCTACAAATACGTGAAGGGCAAGCgccccatcatctcccccaacCTCAACTTCATGGGGCAGCTGCTGGAGTTCGAGATGGACCTCAACAAGGGGCTCACACCCCGCATCCTCACCCCCAAGCTCACCGGGCTGGAGACAGAGGTGTAG